The following coding sequences are from one Vicinamibacteria bacterium window:
- a CDS encoding DUF2934 domain-containing protein, which produces MPKKVTKKPESNVSPKPTRRTRAKRGVIARGAIAAHLTDDQIRQRAYKIFREGRNPSDPTADWFQAEHELRAELGTR; this is translated from the coding sequence ATGCCCAAAAAAGTAACCAAGAAGCCTGAATCCAATGTATCCCCCAAGCCGACACGACGTACGAGAGCCAAGCGGGGCGTCATCGCCAGGGGCGCAATTGCCGCGCACTTGACCGACGATCAAATCCGTCAGCGGGCGTACAAGATCTTCCGTGAGGGCCGCAATCCGAGCGATCCGACGGCCGATTGGTTCCAGGCGGAGCACGAGCTCCGGGCCGAGCTAGGGACCCGATAA